From Nicotiana tabacum cultivar K326 chromosome 20, ASM71507v2, whole genome shotgun sequence, one genomic window encodes:
- the LOC142174963 gene encoding heat shock 70 kDa protein 15-like — MSVVGFDFGNESGVVAVARQRGIDVVLNDESKRETPAIVCFGEKQRFLGTAGAASSMMNPKNTISQIKRLIGRQFSDPELQRDLKALPFSVTEGPDGYPLIHARYLGEMRTFTPTQVLGMVFSDLKTIAEKNLNAAVVDCCIGIPIYFTDLQRRAVMDAATIAGLHPLHLIHETTATALAYGIYKTDLPENDPLNVAFIDVGHASLQVCIAGFKKGQLKILAHSFDRNLGGRDFDEALFQHFAAKFKEEYKIDVFQNARACIRLRAACEKLKKVLSANPEAPLNIECLMDEKDVRGFIKREEFEQISIPMLERVKKPLEKALAEAGLTIENIHAVEVVGSSSRVPAIMRILTEFFGKEPRRTMNASECVAKGCALQCAILSPTFKVREFQVNESFPFPIALSWKGPAPDAQNGALENHQSTVVFPKGNPIPSVKALTFYRSGTFTIDVQYADVSELQAPAKISTYTIGPFQSAKGERAKLKVKVRLNLHGIVSVDSATLLEEEEVEVPVVKEAVKEPAEMETDEASGDAAPSTTSESDVNMQDAKGAGDASGAENGVPESGDKPVKMETDAKVEAPKKKVKKTSVPVTEIVYGAMAAADVQKAVEKEFEMALQDRVMEETKDKKNAVEAYVYDMRNKLSDKYQEFVIDTEREQFMAKLQEVEDWLYEDGEDETKGVYIAKLEELKKQGDPIEQRYKEYMERGSMIDQFVYCINSYREAAMSNDPKFDHIDLAEKKKVLNECVETEAWFREKKQQQDALPKYANPVLLSADVRKKAEALDRVCRPIMTKPKPVKPATPETPSSQPPQGGEQQPPPGGEQQPQGAESPNSGNANTAEGASAGSAVPPAAEPMDTDKSETVPSAS, encoded by the exons ATGAGCGTGGTTGGTTTTGACTTTGGGAACGAGAGTGGCGTTGTTGCAGTTGCAAGGCAGAGAGGTATTGATGTCGTACTTAATGACGAATCAAAAAGGGAAACACCAGCTATAGTCTGCTTTGGAGAGAAGCAACGCTTTCTTGGAACCGCTGGTGCAGCATCAAGTATGATGAACCCAAAAAATACCATTTCACAGATAAAGAGGTTAATAGGGCGGCAATTTTCTGATCCCGAGCTGCAAAGAGATCTTAAGGCACTTCCTTTTTCGGTAACTGAAGGACCTGACGGATATCCTCTCATCCATGCACGATATTTGGGGGAAATGAGAACTTTTACACCTACCCAGGTTCTTGGAATGGTGTTTTCGGATCTCAAAACTATAGCAGAGAAGAATCTCAATGCAGCAGTAGTTGATTGTTGCATAGGAATTCCCATTTATTTCACTGATCTTCAGAGAAGAGCTGTAATGGATGCAGCCACCATAGCTGGCTTGCATCCTTTGCATCTGATTCACGAGACAACAGCTACTGCATTGGCATATGGTATTTACAAGACAGATTTACCTGAAAATGACCCACTGAATGTTGCTTTTATTGACGTTGGACATGCAAGCTTGCAAGTTTGTATTGCTGGCTTCAAGAAAGGCCAGTTGAAGATATTGGCTCATTCATTTGACAGAAATCTTGGTGGGAGGGATTTTGATGAAGCTCTTTTCCAACATTTTGCCGCAAAGTTCAAAGAAGAATACAAAATCGATGTTTTCCAAAATGCTAGGGCATGCATTAGACTTCGAGCTGCTTgtgaaaagttgaaaaaggttcTCAGTGCAAACCCCGAGGCACCTTTGAATATAGAATGTTTAATGGATGAGAAGGATGTCAGAGGATTTATCAAGAGGGAGGAGTTTGAGCAAATCAGCATACCTATGCTGGAGAGAGTGAAGAAACCACTTGAGAAAGCTCTTGCCGAAGCTGGGCTCACTATTGAGAACATTCATGCAGTTGAGGTTGTTGGGTCAAGCTCTCGAGTGCCTGCAATTATGAGGATTTTGACGGAGTTCTTTGGTAAGGAACCAAGGCGCACCATGAATGCAAGTGAATGTGTGGCCAAAGGATGTGCGTTGCAATGCGCTATTCTCAGTCCTACCTTTAAAGTGCGAGAATTCCAG GTCAATGAGAGCTTCCCTTTCCCAATTGCATTGTCATGGAAGGGGCCTGCTCCAGACGCACAAAATGGAGCTTTAGAGAATCATCAGAGCACGGTTGTTTTCCCCAAAGGGAATCCGATACCCAGTGTGAAAGCTCTGACATTCTACAGATCTGGCACTTTTACAATAGATGTGCAGTATGCTGATGTTAGTGAGCTTCAGGCGCCAGCAAAGATCAGTACTTACACG ATCGGACCATTCCAATCTGCAAAGGGTGAAAGGGCCAAACTAAAAGTTAAAGTACGTCTAAACCTGCATGGTATTGTCTCGGTTGATTCTGCCACT CTTTTGGAAGAAGAAGAGGTGGAAGTCCCAGTTGTGAAAGAGGCAGTTAAGGAACCTGCCGAAATGGAAACAGATGAAGCTTCTGGTGATGCTGCTCCTTCAACGACATCGGAATCTGATGTAAATATGCAAGATGCTAAAGGAGCTGGAGATGCTTCTGGGGCTGAGAATGGTGTTCCAGAATCTGGTGACAAACCTGTCAAGATGGAAACAGATGCTAAG GTTGAAGCCCCCAAGAAAAAGGTCAAGAAGACATCTGTACCAGTGACAGAGATTGTTTATGGAGCAATGGCagctgctgatgttcagaaggcGGTtgagaaagaatttgaaatggcTCTTCAGGACCGTGTTATGGAAGAGACAAAGGACAAGAAGAATGCTGTTGAGGCCTATGTTTATGACATGAGGAATAAG CTTTCAGATAAATATCAAGAGTTTGTAATTGATACAGAAAGAGAACAATTTATGGCTAAACTTCAAGAAGTGGAAGATTGGTTGTATGAAGATGGAGAGGATGAAACGAAGGGTGTGTATATTGCCAAGCTTGAGGAGCTTAAAAAG CAAGGTGACCCGATTGAGCAACGGTACAAGGAATACATGGAGAGGGGTTCCATGATCGATCAATTTGTTTATTGCATAAATAGTTACAGAGAGGCGGCAATGTCAAATGATCCTAAGTTTGATCACATTGATTTAGCAGAGAAGAAGAAG GTTCTGAACGAGTGTGTCGAAACTGAGGCTTGGTTTAGAGAGAAAAAGCAGCAGCAGGATGCTCTTCCGAAATATGCCAACCCTGTTCTTCTGTCGGCTGATGTTAGGAAAAAAGCAGAGGCACTTGATAG GGTTTGTAGGCCTATAATGACAAAGCCTAAGCCGGTAAAGCCAGCAACTCCTGAAACACCATCATCTCAACCTCCTCAAGGAGGTGAGCAACAACCTCCTCCAGGAGGTGAGCAACAACCTCAGGGTGCAGAAAGTCCGAATTCAGGAAATGCAAATACAGCTGAGGGTGCCAGTGCTGGAAGTGCAGTACCACCTGCTGCTGAGCCAATGGATACAGACAAATCTGAGACCGTGCCAAGTGCTTCATGA